A window of the Pseudomonas furukawaii genome harbors these coding sequences:
- a CDS encoding PilZ domain-containing protein, translating to MSESANERRRFHRIDFDAATSIEQGDRRWVAKLHDISLKGLMVVSPDDWSGDPAREFRVRIELGADVQVVMEVELARDQDGHLGFVCRHIDLDSISHLRRLVELNLGDEELLERDLSALGES from the coding sequence ATGAGTGAATCCGCCAACGAGCGTCGGCGCTTCCACCGCATCGACTTCGACGCCGCCACCTCGATCGAACAGGGCGACCGGCGCTGGGTGGCGAAACTGCACGACATTTCCCTGAAGGGGTTGATGGTCGTAAGCCCGGACGACTGGTCCGGCGACCCGGCGCGCGAGTTCAGGGTTCGCATCGAGCTGGGCGCCGATGTCCAGGTGGTGATGGAGGTGGAATTGGCCCGCGACCAGGACGGTCACCTGGGCTTCGTCTGCCGCCACATCGACCTGGACTCCATCAGCCACCTGCGACGGCTGGTGGAACTCAACCTGGGGGACGAGGAACTGCTGGAACGGGACCTCTCGGCGCTCGGCGAGTCCTGA
- the glyA gene encoding serine hydroxymethyltransferase gives MFSRDLTLARYDAELFAAMEQEAQRQEEHIELIASENYTSPAVMEAQGSVLTNKYAEGYPHKRYYGGCEYVDIVEQLAIDRAKELFGADYANVQPHAGSQANAAVYLALLNAGDTILGMSLAHGGHLTHGASVSSSGKLYNAVQYGIDANGLIDYDEVERLAVEHKPKMIVAGFSAYSQVLDFARFRAIADKVGAYLFVDMAHVAGLVAAGVYPNPVPFADVVTTTTHKTLRGPRGGLILARKNEEIEKKLNSAVFPGAQGGPLEHVIAAKAVCFKEALQPEFKAYQQQVLKNAQTMAQVFIDRGFDVVSGGTQNHLFLLSLIKQDITGKDADAALGRAFITVNKNSVPNDPRSPFVTSGLRIGTPAVTTRGFKEAECRELAGWICDILDNMGDESVVDAVREKVKAVCARLPVYGK, from the coding sequence ATGTTCAGCCGTGATTTGACCCTCGCCCGCTACGATGCCGAACTCTTCGCCGCCATGGAGCAAGAAGCCCAGCGCCAGGAAGAGCACATCGAGCTCATCGCCTCCGAGAACTACACCAGCCCGGCGGTGATGGAAGCCCAGGGCTCCGTGCTGACCAACAAGTACGCCGAAGGCTATCCGCACAAGCGCTACTACGGCGGCTGCGAATACGTCGACATCGTCGAGCAACTGGCCATCGACCGCGCCAAGGAACTGTTCGGCGCCGACTACGCCAACGTCCAGCCCCATGCCGGCTCCCAGGCCAACGCCGCCGTCTACCTCGCCCTGCTGAACGCCGGTGACACCATCCTCGGCATGAGCCTCGCCCACGGCGGCCACCTGACCCACGGCGCCTCCGTCTCCTCCTCCGGCAAGCTGTACAACGCCGTGCAGTACGGCATCGACGCCAACGGCCTGATCGACTACGACGAAGTCGAGCGCCTGGCCGTGGAGCACAAGCCGAAGATGATCGTCGCCGGCTTCTCCGCCTACTCCCAGGTCCTGGACTTCGCCCGCTTCCGCGCCATCGCCGACAAGGTAGGCGCCTACCTGTTCGTCGACATGGCCCACGTGGCCGGCCTGGTCGCCGCGGGTGTCTACCCGAACCCGGTGCCCTTCGCCGACGTGGTCACCACCACCACCCACAAGACCCTGCGCGGCCCGCGTGGCGGCCTGATCCTCGCCCGCAAGAACGAGGAGATCGAGAAGAAGCTGAACTCCGCCGTCTTCCCGGGCGCCCAGGGCGGCCCGCTGGAGCACGTCATCGCCGCCAAGGCGGTGTGCTTCAAGGAAGCCCTGCAGCCCGAGTTCAAGGCCTACCAGCAGCAGGTCCTGAAGAACGCCCAGACCATGGCCCAGGTCTTCATCGACCGCGGCTTCGACGTGGTTTCCGGTGGCACCCAGAACCACCTGTTCCTGCTGTCCCTGATCAAGCAGGACATCACTGGCAAGGACGCGGACGCCGCCCTGGGCCGCGCCTTCATCACCGTGAACAAGAACTCGGTGCCGAACGACCCGCGCTCCCCCTTCGTCACCTCCGGCCTGCGTATCGGCACCCCGGCCGTGACCACCCGTGGCTTCAAGGAAGCCGAGTGCCGCGAGCTGGCCGGCTGGATCTGCGACATCCTCGACAACATGGGTGACGAGTCCGTGGTCGATGCGGTTCGCGAGAAGGTCAAGGCCGTCTGCGCCCGCCTGCCGGTCTACGGCAAGTAA
- a CDS encoding sensor domain-containing protein — protein sequence MLSLLFWQLHQEYRQLQDGARERNYTLTRELASHLEVVMQLKADAAIALLRHQAPDPEREEQRLAALDLLKPLLPAASSLAWLNPNGGVLADTRANSDDELFLANLAQRSEGELYHYAFSPRDRGEVYLLLRQSPLPEASAYWAVRMDAEAIRAWLLKNEDRDYRWLLEDGYLQRVLAQSGRTGGARAIITPVTAEQEAQTILASPLANSDWQVRALHDERLVRSSLLPELLSKLLLFLIAASLALIALYYLQREQRSLQALNDASRRSLRQAASALGVIEERVLVTRVDGHLSYLNPQAQALFGVSGDAAQDHHLLALLPELDPLLLHAPGQDHEPVSDLVQFELDGEQRLLAVTRNDLTDGAQLLGYVWVLRDVTEEQRALNVLQETRRRYQDIFEGSGIALCVLDLAELRRYLIRQGVRDAASLGAWMQEHPERQDEALRLLRITEVNQVAMRLLEVANGEQAWKQLIGSRPLHEGGIRFRLMAALLGGEKQLEMESRITTPLGQERHIWLVLRLPELVQDLDAVTLSINDITSRKQVELSLIERERFWSDVVLAVPDTLYVHDVIGKRVMLSNNRLAQQLGYSRRDVRAMGERFWEGILHPDDQELYWRMRCLQQVVSDGKLLQCQLRWRHKDGSWHWFEIREQALSRDDKGRVGRLIGVAKDITEQIEATESMRESGRRYRMLAESISDVIFTTDSELGVNYVSPSVLPVLGYSVDWALDNGFYSLAADPRQMGALFEQLEQVRNALGNPQRLAELRAQMPARLFFFDCMRADGQKIPVELRTMLMWDEYGRFEGMLGVGRDISQQRRAEKDMRMAATVFEHSTSAILVTDPAGYIVQVNEAFCRITGYAAEEVLDQVPSMLTADRQQANQLNYVIGQLNQRGSWEGEVWLRRRVGDNYPAWVGITAVQDEDGDLVSYVCFFSDISERKASEQRIHRLAYYDGLTHLPNRTLFQDRLHTALLHAERHQEWVVLMFLDLDRFKPINDSLGHAAGDRMLKDVAVRLAACVDDDDTVARMGGDEFTLLLQPRATREGALNRAIHVAEQILASLARPFILEGREFFVTASIGIALSPQDGRELSQLMKNADTAMYHAKERGKNNFQFYQADMNARALERLELESDLRHALEQGEFLLYYQPQFSGDGKRLTGVEALLRWRHPTRGLVSPAEFIPVLEELGLVVQVGDWVLAEACRQLKAWHQAKMRLPKISVNLSARQFADGQLAQRIASILDDSGLPPACLELELTESILMRDVAEAMAILENLKRLGLCIAVDDFGTGYSSLNYLKQFPIDVLKIDRSFVDGLPDGERDAQIARAIIAMAHSLNLAVIAEGVETHAQLDFLREHGCDEVQGYLFGHPVPAARFAQLFGASANFILS from the coding sequence ATGCTGTCCCTGCTGTTCTGGCAGCTGCACCAGGAGTACCGCCAGCTGCAGGACGGCGCCCGGGAACGCAACTACACCCTGACACGCGAGCTCGCGAGCCACCTGGAAGTGGTGATGCAGCTCAAGGCAGACGCCGCGATCGCCCTGCTCCGCCACCAGGCCCCCGACCCCGAACGGGAGGAACAACGCCTGGCCGCGCTGGACCTGCTGAAGCCGCTGCTGCCGGCCGCCAGCAGCCTCGCCTGGCTCAACCCCAATGGTGGCGTGCTGGCGGACACCCGGGCGAACAGCGACGACGAGCTCTTTCTCGCCAACCTGGCCCAGCGCAGCGAAGGCGAGCTCTACCACTACGCCTTCAGCCCCCGCGACCGCGGCGAGGTCTACCTGCTGTTGCGCCAGTCGCCCCTGCCCGAGGCCAGCGCCTACTGGGCCGTACGCATGGACGCCGAGGCCATCCGCGCCTGGCTGCTGAAGAACGAGGACCGCGACTACCGCTGGCTGCTGGAAGACGGTTACCTCCAGCGCGTCCTCGCCCAGAGCGGCAGGACCGGCGGCGCCCGCGCCATCATCACCCCGGTGACCGCCGAACAGGAGGCCCAGACCATCCTGGCCTCGCCGCTGGCCAACAGCGACTGGCAGGTCCGCGCGCTCCATGACGAGCGACTGGTCCGCTCCAGCCTGCTGCCGGAGCTGCTGAGCAAGCTGCTGCTGTTCCTCATCGCCGCCAGCCTGGCGTTGATCGCGCTCTACTACCTGCAGCGCGAGCAACGCAGCCTGCAAGCGCTCAACGATGCCTCCCGGCGCTCCCTTCGCCAGGCCGCCAGCGCCCTGGGCGTGATCGAGGAGCGGGTGCTGGTGACCCGCGTCGATGGCCACCTGAGCTACCTCAACCCCCAGGCCCAGGCGCTCTTCGGCGTCAGCGGCGACGCCGCCCAGGACCATCACCTGCTGGCCCTGCTGCCGGAGCTGGATCCGCTGCTATTGCACGCTCCGGGCCAGGATCACGAGCCGGTCTCCGACCTGGTGCAATTCGAGCTGGACGGCGAGCAGCGCCTGCTGGCGGTGACCCGCAACGACCTCACCGACGGCGCCCAGTTGCTGGGCTATGTCTGGGTATTGCGGGACGTGACCGAAGAACAGCGGGCCCTGAACGTCCTGCAGGAAACCCGCAGGCGCTACCAGGACATCTTCGAGGGCAGCGGCATCGCCCTCTGCGTGCTGGACCTGGCGGAACTGCGCCGCTACCTGATCCGCCAGGGCGTGCGCGACGCCGCCAGCCTGGGCGCCTGGATGCAGGAACACCCGGAGCGCCAGGACGAAGCCCTGCGCCTGTTGCGCATCACCGAGGTCAACCAGGTGGCCATGCGCCTGCTGGAAGTGGCCAACGGGGAACAGGCCTGGAAGCAACTCATCGGCTCCCGCCCCCTCCATGAAGGCGGTATCCGCTTCCGCCTGATGGCCGCCCTGCTGGGGGGCGAGAAGCAGTTGGAGATGGAGAGCCGGATCACCACTCCCCTGGGCCAGGAGCGACACATCTGGCTGGTCCTGCGCTTGCCTGAGCTGGTCCAGGACCTGGACGCGGTGACCCTCAGCATCAACGACATCACCAGCCGCAAGCAGGTGGAGCTCTCGCTGATCGAGCGCGAGCGCTTCTGGTCGGACGTGGTGCTGGCGGTGCCCGACACCCTCTATGTCCACGACGTCATCGGCAAGCGGGTCATGCTCAGCAACAACCGCCTCGCCCAGCAGCTCGGCTACAGCCGCCGCGACGTGCGCGCCATGGGCGAGCGCTTCTGGGAGGGCATTCTCCACCCCGACGACCAGGAGCTCTACTGGCGCATGCGCTGCCTCCAGCAGGTGGTCAGCGACGGCAAGCTGCTGCAGTGCCAGTTGCGCTGGCGCCACAAGGACGGCAGCTGGCACTGGTTCGAGATTCGCGAGCAGGCCCTGTCCCGGGACGACAAGGGCCGCGTCGGCCGCCTGATCGGCGTGGCCAAGGACATCACCGAACAGATCGAGGCCACCGAGTCCATGCGCGAGAGCGGTCGCCGCTACCGCATGCTGGCCGAGAGCATCAGCGACGTGATCTTCACCACCGACTCCGAACTGGGCGTGAACTACGTCAGCCCCTCGGTGCTGCCGGTGCTGGGCTACAGCGTCGACTGGGCCCTGGACAACGGCTTCTACAGCTTGGCCGCCGATCCACGGCAGATGGGGGCGCTGTTCGAGCAACTGGAGCAGGTGCGCAACGCCCTGGGCAACCCCCAGCGCCTGGCGGAGCTGCGCGCCCAGATGCCCGCCCGGCTGTTCTTCTTCGATTGCATGCGCGCCGACGGGCAGAAGATCCCGGTGGAGCTGCGCACCATGCTGATGTGGGACGAGTACGGCCGCTTCGAGGGCATGCTCGGCGTCGGCCGCGACATCAGTCAGCAGCGCAGGGCCGAGAAGGACATGCGCATGGCCGCCACGGTGTTCGAGCATTCCACTTCGGCCATCCTGGTCACCGACCCGGCGGGCTACATCGTCCAGGTCAACGAAGCCTTCTGCCGCATCACCGGCTACGCCGCCGAGGAGGTGCTGGACCAGGTGCCCTCCATGCTCACCGCCGACCGCCAGCAGGCCAACCAGCTCAACTACGTGATCGGCCAGCTCAACCAGCGCGGCAGCTGGGAGGGCGAGGTCTGGCTCAGGCGCCGGGTCGGCGACAACTACCCGGCCTGGGTGGGCATCACCGCCGTGCAGGACGAGGACGGCGACCTGGTGAGCTACGTCTGCTTCTTCAGCGACATCAGCGAACGCAAGGCCAGCGAGCAGCGCATCCACCGCCTGGCCTACTACGACGGCCTGACCCACCTGCCCAACCGCACCCTGTTCCAGGACCGCCTGCACACCGCCCTGCTCCATGCCGAACGGCATCAGGAATGGGTGGTGCTGATGTTCCTCGACCTGGACCGCTTCAAGCCCATCAACGACTCCCTGGGCCACGCCGCGGGCGACCGGATGCTCAAGGACGTGGCCGTGCGCCTGGCCGCCTGCGTGGACGACGATGACACGGTGGCGCGCATGGGCGGCGACGAATTCACCCTGCTGCTGCAACCCCGGGCCACCCGCGAAGGTGCCTTGAACCGCGCCATCCACGTGGCCGAGCAGATCCTCGCCAGCCTGGCCCGCCCCTTCATCCTGGAAGGCCGCGAGTTCTTCGTCACCGCCTCCATCGGCATCGCCCTCTCGCCCCAGGACGGCCGCGAACTGAGCCAGCTGATGAAGAACGCCGACACCGCCATGTACCACGCCAAGGAGCGGGGCAAGAACAACTTCCAGTTCTACCAGGCCGACATGAACGCCCGCGCCCTGGAGCGCCTGGAGCTGGAGAGCGACCTGCGCCACGCCCTGGAACAGGGCGAGTTCCTCCTTTATTACCAGCCGCAGTTTTCCGGCGACGGCAAGCGCCTCACCGGCGTCGAGGCCCTGCTGCGCTGGCGCCATCCGACACGCGGCCTGGTGTCGCCGGCCGAGTTCATCCCGGTGCTGGAAGAACTCGGACTGGTGGTGCAGGTGGGCGACTGGGTGCTGGCCGAAGCCTGCCGCCAGCTCAAGGCCTGGCACCAGGCGAAAATGCGCCTGCCGAAGATCTCGGTGAACCTCTCCGCCCGCCAGTTCGCCGATGGCCAGCTGGCCCAGCGCATCGCCAGCATCCTCGACGACAGCGGCCTGCCGCCGGCCTGCCTGGAACTGGAGCTGACCGAGTCCATCCTGATGCGCGACGTGGCCGAAGCCATGGCCATCCTGGAGAACCTCAAGCGCCTCGGCCTGTGCATCGCCGTGGACGACTTCGGCACCGGCTACTCCTCGCTGAACTACCTGAAACAGTTCCCCATCGACGTGCTGAAGATCGACCGCAGCTTCGTCGACGGACTGCCCGATGGCGAGCGCGACGCCCAGATCGCCCGCGCCATCATCGCCATGGCCCACAGCCTGAACCTGGCGGTGATCGCGGAAGGCGTGGAAACCCACGCCCAGCTGGACTTCCTGCGCGAACATGGCTGCGACGAGGTGCAGGGCTACCTGTTCGGCCACCCGGTGCCGGCGGCCCGGTTCGCCCAGCTGTTCGGCGCCAGCGCGAATTTCATCCTCAGTTGA
- the ettA gene encoding energy-dependent translational throttle protein EttA, producing the protein MAQYVYTMHRVGKVVPPKREILKDISLSFFPGAKIGVLGLNGAGKSTLLRIMAGVDTEIDGEARPMPGIKVGYLPQEPQLDASKTVREIVEEAVGEIKQAQARLDEVYAAYAEPDADFDALAAEQAKLEAILQASDGHNLERQLEVAADALRLPPWDAKIEHLSGGEKRRVALCRLLLSAPDMLLLDEPTNHLDADSVAWLEHFLHDFPGTVVAITHDRYFLDNVAGWILELDRGHGIPFEGNYSGWLESKANRLAQEAKQEASHAKAMKAELEWVRQGAKARQAKSKARLQRFEEMQSQEFQKRSETNEIYIPAGPRLGDKVIELHNVSKGYGDRVLIDDLSLSIPKGAIVGVIGGNGAGKSTLFRMITGKEQPDSGRIEIGETVQIASVDQSRDSLDGGKTVWQQVSDGFEQIKIGNYEVPSRSYVGRFNFKGADQQKFVKDLSGGERGRLHLALTLKQGGNVLLLDEPSNDLDVETLRALEEALLDFPGAAIVISHDRWFLDRIATHILSYEDDGKVTFFEGNYTEFEADRKKRLGEAAAQPHRVRYKKLAQ; encoded by the coding sequence ATGGCTCAATACGTCTATACCATGCACCGGGTCGGCAAGGTCGTGCCCCCGAAGCGTGAGATCCTCAAAGACATTTCCCTCTCCTTCTTCCCGGGCGCCAAGATCGGCGTGCTCGGCCTGAACGGCGCGGGCAAGTCGACCTTGCTGCGCATCATGGCCGGTGTGGATACCGAGATCGACGGCGAAGCCCGTCCGATGCCGGGCATCAAGGTCGGCTACCTGCCCCAGGAGCCCCAGCTCGATGCCAGCAAGACCGTTCGCGAGATCGTCGAAGAGGCGGTGGGCGAGATCAAGCAGGCCCAGGCCCGTCTCGACGAGGTCTACGCCGCCTACGCCGAGCCGGACGCCGACTTCGACGCCCTGGCCGCCGAGCAGGCCAAGCTGGAGGCCATCCTCCAGGCCTCCGATGGCCACAATCTGGAGCGCCAGCTGGAGGTCGCCGCCGACGCCCTGCGCCTGCCGCCGTGGGACGCGAAGATCGAGCACCTCTCCGGTGGCGAGAAGCGCCGCGTGGCCCTTTGCCGCCTGCTGCTGTCGGCCCCCGACATGCTGCTGCTGGACGAGCCCACCAACCACCTGGACGCCGACTCCGTGGCCTGGCTGGAGCACTTCCTCCACGACTTCCCCGGCACCGTGGTGGCCATCACCCACGACCGCTACTTCCTCGACAACGTCGCCGGCTGGATCCTGGAACTGGACCGTGGCCACGGCATCCCCTTCGAGGGCAACTACTCCGGCTGGCTGGAATCCAAGGCCAACCGCCTGGCCCAGGAAGCCAAGCAGGAAGCTTCCCACGCCAAGGCCATGAAGGCCGAACTGGAGTGGGTGCGCCAGGGCGCCAAGGCCCGCCAGGCCAAGTCCAAGGCGCGTCTGCAGCGCTTCGAGGAAATGCAGTCGCAGGAATTCCAGAAGCGCAGCGAGACCAACGAGATCTATATCCCGGCCGGTCCGCGCCTGGGCGACAAGGTCATCGAGCTGCACAACGTCAGCAAGGGCTACGGCGATCGCGTGCTGATCGACGACCTGTCCCTGAGCATCCCGAAAGGCGCCATCGTCGGCGTGATCGGCGGCAACGGCGCGGGCAAGTCCACCCTGTTCCGCATGATCACCGGCAAGGAGCAGCCGGACTCCGGTCGCATCGAGATCGGCGAGACCGTGCAGATCGCCAGCGTCGACCAGAGCCGCGACAGCCTGGACGGCGGCAAGACGGTCTGGCAGCAGGTGTCCGATGGCTTCGAGCAGATCAAGATCGGCAACTACGAAGTTCCGTCGCGCAGCTATGTCGGCCGCTTCAACTTCAAGGGCGCCGACCAGCAGAAGTTCGTCAAGGACCTCTCCGGTGGTGAGCGTGGCCGTCTGCACCTGGCCCTGACCCTGAAGCAGGGCGGCAACGTGCTGCTGCTCGACGAACCGTCCAACGACCTCGACGTGGAAACCCTGCGCGCCCTGGAAGAGGCGCTGCTGGACTTCCCCGGCGCCGCCATCGTGATTTCCCACGATCGCTGGTTCCTGGACCGTATCGCCACCCACATCCTGTCCTATGAGGACGACGGCAAGGTGACCTTCTTCGAAGGCAACTACACCGAGTTCGAGGCAGACCGGAAGAAGCGCCTCGGCGAAGCGGCCGCCCAGCCGCACCGCGTGCGTTACAAGAAGCTGGCCCAGTGA
- the gdhA gene encoding NADP-specific glutamate dehydrogenase — protein sequence MTQSVDAFLARLKQRDPDQPEFHQAVEEVLRSLWPFLEANPKYLQGGIIERIVEPERAVLFRVPWVDDQGRVCVNRGFRVQMSSAIGPYKGGLRFHPSVNLGVLKFLAFEQVFKNSLTSLPMGGGKGGSDFDPKGKSDAEVMRFCQSFMSELYRHIGADLDVPAGDIGVGAREIGFLFGQYKRLSNEFTSVFTGKGLAYGGSLIRPEATGYGCVYFAQEMLKGIGRDIDGQRVAISGSGNVAQFAAQKVMELGGKVISLSDSEGTLFIEDGLSGEQWEALMELKNVRRGRLSELQGPGLRFLPGQRPWALPCDMALPCATQNELDAADARALLANGCVCVAEGANMPSTLEAVDIFLEAGILFAPGKASNAGGVATSGLEMSQNAMRLHWTAGEVDQRLHGIMQNIHHACVHYGEEKGRVNYVKGANIAGFVKVADAMLAQGVV from the coding sequence ATGACGCAATCCGTTGACGCCTTCCTGGCGCGCCTGAAGCAGCGCGATCCCGACCAGCCTGAGTTCCACCAGGCGGTGGAAGAAGTGCTGCGCAGCCTGTGGCCCTTCCTGGAGGCCAACCCCAAGTACCTCCAGGGCGGCATCATCGAGCGGATCGTCGAACCCGAGCGCGCCGTCCTGTTCCGGGTGCCCTGGGTCGACGACCAGGGGCGCGTCTGCGTCAACCGTGGTTTCCGGGTGCAGATGAGCAGCGCCATCGGGCCCTACAAGGGCGGCCTGCGCTTCCACCCCTCGGTGAACCTCGGGGTGCTGAAGTTCCTCGCCTTCGAGCAGGTCTTCAAGAATTCCCTGACCTCCCTGCCCATGGGTGGCGGCAAGGGCGGCTCCGACTTCGATCCCAAGGGCAAGAGCGACGCCGAGGTGATGCGCTTCTGCCAGTCCTTCATGAGCGAGCTGTATCGCCACATCGGCGCCGACCTGGACGTGCCGGCCGGTGACATCGGCGTCGGCGCCCGGGAGATCGGCTTCCTCTTCGGCCAGTACAAGCGCCTGTCCAACGAGTTCACCTCGGTGTTCACCGGCAAGGGCCTGGCCTACGGCGGCAGCCTGATCCGCCCCGAGGCGACGGGCTATGGTTGCGTCTACTTCGCCCAGGAAATGCTCAAGGGCATCGGTCGCGACATCGACGGCCAGCGCGTGGCGATTTCCGGCTCCGGCAACGTCGCCCAGTTCGCGGCGCAGAAGGTGATGGAACTGGGTGGCAAGGTGATCTCCCTGTCCGATTCCGAAGGCACCCTGTTCATCGAGGACGGCCTTTCCGGCGAGCAGTGGGAGGCGCTGATGGAGCTGAAGAACGTCCGTCGCGGTCGACTCAGTGAACTCCAGGGCCCCGGCCTGCGCTTCCTGCCGGGCCAGCGCCCCTGGGCGCTGCCTTGCGACATGGCGCTGCCCTGCGCCACCCAGAACGAGCTGGATGCCGCCGACGCCCGCGCCCTGCTGGCCAACGGCTGCGTCTGCGTGGCGGAAGGGGCCAACATGCCGTCCACCCTGGAGGCTGTGGATATCTTCCTCGAGGCGGGCATCCTCTTCGCCCCGGGCAAGGCGTCGAACGCCGGCGGCGTGGCCACCAGCGGCCTGGAAATGAGCCAGAACGCCATGCGCCTGCACTGGACCGCCGGCGAGGTGGACCAGCGCCTGCACGGCATCATGCAAAACATCCACCACGCCTGCGTCCACTACGGCGAAGAGAAGGGCCGGGTGAACTACGTGAAAGGCGCGAATATCGCCGGCTTCGTCAAGGTGGCCGACGCCATGCTGGCCCAGGGCGTGGTCTGA